The following coding sequences lie in one Stenotrophomonas rhizophila genomic window:
- a CDS encoding HAD family hydrolase, producing the protein MMTSSPAPTGAIGLVGFDGDDTLWKSEDYYRKAEQDYLDILSRYIDVHDTQTARHLLEVQQRNLGVFGYGVKGMTLSMVEAAIEITQQMITARDLQQILDIGHDTLRHPVELIDGVRESVTEIARDYPVVLITKGDLFHQEAKIKLANLRDLFPRIEIVSEKDPETYARVLEEFDLPIHRFCMVGNSLRSDIEPVITLGGWGIHTPYAVTWAHETQHGVADDEPRMVDAPTAFDWPQALRAIEAKATQA; encoded by the coding sequence ATGATGACCTCCTCGCCCGCGCCCACCGGCGCCATCGGCCTGGTCGGTTTTGACGGTGACGACACGCTGTGGAAGAGCGAAGACTATTACCGCAAGGCCGAGCAGGATTACCTCGACATCCTGTCGCGCTACATCGACGTGCACGACACCCAGACCGCACGCCACCTGCTGGAAGTGCAGCAGCGCAATCTCGGCGTGTTCGGCTACGGGGTGAAGGGCATGACCCTGTCGATGGTCGAAGCGGCCATCGAGATCACCCAGCAGATGATCACCGCACGCGACCTGCAGCAGATCCTGGACATCGGCCATGACACCCTGCGCCACCCGGTCGAGCTGATCGATGGCGTGCGTGAGTCGGTGACCGAGATCGCGCGGGACTACCCGGTGGTGCTGATCACCAAGGGCGACCTGTTCCACCAGGAGGCCAAGATCAAGCTGGCCAACCTGCGCGACCTGTTCCCGCGCATCGAGATCGTGTCCGAGAAAGACCCGGAAACCTACGCGCGCGTGCTGGAAGAATTCGACCTGCCGATCCACCGCTTCTGCATGGTCGGCAACTCGCTGCGCTCGGACATCGAGCCGGTGATCACCCTGGGCGGCTGGGGCATCCACACCCCGTACGCGGTGACCTGGGCGCATGAAACCCAGCACGGCGTGGCCGACGACGAGCCGCGCATGGTCGACGCCCCGACCGCCTTCGACTGGCCGCAGGCCCTGCGCGCCATCGAAGCCAAGGCAACGCAGGCCTGA
- a CDS encoding calcium-binding protein, translating to MTIRNRKPLIALIVAAGSVLAIPAMAQSAQQSAAQAQNQAAQAQQAAAQAGQAADSAAGAAAQASQQASGGGQTWASVDTDGNGTISKTEAQVNAGLAQVFDQADSSKDGELSPDEYKAYVAAQQGKAASGSGAQPGN from the coding sequence ATGACTATTCGCAACCGCAAGCCCCTGATCGCCCTGATCGTCGCCGCAGGCAGTGTGCTGGCCATTCCGGCGATGGCCCAGTCCGCGCAGCAGAGCGCCGCGCAGGCACAGAACCAGGCCGCGCAGGCCCAGCAGGCAGCGGCGCAGGCCGGCCAGGCGGCAGATTCGGCCGCCGGTGCCGCCGCGCAGGCGTCGCAGCAGGCCAGTGGTGGTGGCCAGACGTGGGCCAGTGTGGATACCGACGGCAACGGCACCATCAGCAAGACCGAAGCACAGGTCAATGCGGGTCTGGCCCAGGTGTTCGACCAGGCCGACAGCAGCAAGGACGGCGAGCTTTCGCCGGACGAGTACAAGGCGTACGTGGCGGCCCAGCAGGGCAAGGCCGCCAGTGGCAGCGGCGCACAGCCGGGCAACTGA
- a CDS encoding M15 family metallopeptidase produces the protein MTTRTCSSPASAIARSALLMLAVIGGAQAQPVQVSPARTVEQAGLVDLARLVPGIALDIRYAGSNNFTAHPVPGYDAPKCLLLAPAATALAAVEADLRADGYRLRVFDCYRPAQSVTAFVAWAHDPAEQSRKALQYPDLDKPALLGGYIAETSGHSRAATVDLTLLDCRTGPCSALDMGTDFDFFGPRAHTDAADISAPQRGNRQRLVQAMARHGFANYPLEWWHYTLSPEPDPHTAYDVPVR, from the coding sequence ATGACTACCAGGACCTGCAGTTCACCCGCATCGGCGATTGCCCGTAGCGCCTTGCTGATGCTGGCCGTCATCGGCGGTGCGCAGGCGCAGCCGGTACAGGTGTCGCCCGCCCGCACGGTCGAGCAGGCCGGGCTGGTCGACCTTGCCCGCCTGGTGCCCGGCATCGCACTGGACATCCGCTACGCCGGCAGCAACAACTTCACCGCCCACCCCGTGCCCGGCTACGACGCGCCCAAGTGCCTGCTGCTGGCCCCGGCGGCCACCGCGTTGGCCGCGGTGGAAGCCGATCTGCGGGCCGATGGTTACCGGCTGCGCGTGTTCGACTGCTACCGCCCGGCGCAGTCGGTCACTGCATTCGTGGCCTGGGCCCACGACCCGGCCGAACAGTCGCGCAAGGCGCTGCAGTACCCCGACCTGGACAAGCCAGCACTGCTGGGCGGCTACATCGCCGAGACCTCCGGCCACAGCCGCGCCGCCACCGTCGACCTGACCCTGCTTGATTGCCGCACAGGCCCCTGCAGCGCGCTGGACATGGGCACCGACTTCGACTTCTTCGGCCCGCGTGCGCATACCGATGCGGCGGACATCAGCGCCCCCCAGCGCGGCAACCGCCAGCGGCTGGTGCAGGCGATGGCCCGGCACGGCTTTGCCAACTATCCGTTGGAGTGGTGGCACTACACCCTCAGTCCCGAGCCGGACCCGCACACCGCCTACGACGTGCCGGTGCGCTGA
- a CDS encoding serine hydrolase produces MTAMTLHRWRALVVALAVSASATAAPAPPFQPMFDQARQHYALPGLAMAVVEDGQVVYQHTAGERRIGTGEAIDENTLFKIASNSKAMTAALLARLVDRGALRWDDPVIRILPQFRMHDPWVTEHMQVRDLLIHNSGLGLGAGDLMLWPEPNAFTRQDIIAGLAHLKPVTSFRSGYAYDNLMYVVAGEVAARAGGKPYDQLLREEVFVPLGMQRCQVGAWSVAAVGNVAQPHARRDGRTVVTQPDADTSPDLASMAAGGIRCSLKDMTRWMQVLLDPSQVPGWLSDAQRRALWTAHMPMPIGARQRQWDNAHFAAYGYGWRLSDLDGQWKVAHTGTLSGMYSSLALLPDRRVGVVLLINGDAEDARTALMQAALRHYTAPDDTRGVLDYARLLRDEQQQRRDSGHVRPATRARTPASLQATAAWQGRYRDPWLGPARVCPHNGRLRFQVEKSPQLQGTVMQLGARWLVQWDTLGADAEPWLQPQPGTPPTLALRAIDPDIDFSYDYQDLQFTRIGDCP; encoded by the coding sequence ATGACCGCGATGACGCTGCACCGGTGGCGTGCCCTGGTGGTGGCGCTGGCTGTTTCAGCCAGCGCCACTGCGGCGCCCGCACCGCCCTTCCAGCCGATGTTCGACCAGGCCCGGCAGCACTACGCGCTGCCGGGCCTGGCCATGGCCGTGGTGGAAGACGGGCAGGTGGTCTACCAGCACACCGCCGGCGAGCGCCGCATCGGCACGGGTGAGGCCATCGATGAGAACACGTTGTTCAAGATCGCCTCCAACAGCAAGGCGATGACCGCCGCGCTGCTGGCACGGCTGGTCGACCGCGGTGCGTTGCGCTGGGACGACCCGGTGATTCGAATCCTGCCGCAGTTCCGCATGCACGATCCCTGGGTCACCGAGCACATGCAGGTGCGCGACCTGCTCATCCACAACAGCGGCCTGGGGCTGGGCGCCGGTGACCTGATGCTGTGGCCCGAACCCAATGCCTTCACCCGGCAGGACATCATCGCCGGGCTGGCGCATCTGAAACCGGTCACCAGCTTCCGCAGTGGCTACGCCTACGACAACCTGATGTACGTGGTGGCCGGGGAGGTCGCCGCGCGCGCGGGCGGCAAGCCGTACGACCAGTTGCTGCGCGAAGAGGTATTCGTGCCGTTGGGCATGCAGCGCTGCCAGGTGGGGGCGTGGTCGGTGGCGGCGGTGGGCAACGTGGCCCAGCCGCACGCACGCCGCGATGGCCGCACCGTGGTCACCCAGCCCGATGCCGACACCAGCCCGGACCTGGCGTCCATGGCCGCCGGCGGCATCCGCTGCAGTCTCAAGGACATGACCCGCTGGATGCAGGTGCTGCTGGACCCGTCGCAGGTGCCGGGCTGGCTCAGCGATGCCCAGCGCCGCGCGCTGTGGACGGCGCACATGCCGATGCCGATCGGTGCGCGCCAGCGCCAGTGGGACAACGCGCACTTCGCTGCGTATGGCTACGGCTGGCGCCTGTCGGACCTGGACGGCCAGTGGAAGGTGGCCCATACCGGCACGCTGTCGGGCATGTATTCCTCGCTGGCGCTGCTGCCGGACCGGCGCGTGGGCGTGGTGCTGTTGATCAACGGCGATGCCGAAGACGCCCGAACCGCCTTGATGCAGGCCGCGCTGCGGCACTACACCGCACCCGATGACACCCGGGGCGTGCTGGACTACGCACGCCTGCTACGCGACGAACAGCAGCAACGCCGGGACAGCGGCCACGTGCGCCCGGCCACGCGTGCGCGCACGCCGGCCAGTCTGCAGGCCACGGCCGCCTGGCAGGGCCGCTACCGGGACCCGTGGCTGGGGCCGGCGCGTGTGTGCCCGCACAATGGCCGGCTGCGTTTTCAGGTGGAGAAGTCGCCGCAGCTGCAGGGCACGGTGATGCAGCTGGGCGCGCGCTGGCTGGTGCAGTGGGATACGCTCGGGGCCGATGCCGAGCCCTGGCTGCAGCCGCAGCCGGGCACGCCGCCCACGCTTGCACTGCGCGCCATCGACCCGGATATCGACTTCAGCTATGACTACCAGGACCTGCAGTTCACCCGCATCGGCGATTGCCCGTAG
- a CDS encoding TonB-dependent receptor, translating into MNTNRLKRAALCVALGACLGTLAPVAMAQDGAVVGKLLTDPGQRLDNATVTVRNPSTGFVRSVRAEANGSYRIPLLPVGTYELEVAVAGGAPTRVGQINVGLGSATTVNVPVSGVSTLGAVEVRAPQVVSMVDVKSTESATNITREELSRLPVDRDITAVALLAPGAVKGKGSLGGQGISFGGSSVAENTVYINGLNVTDFYNRVGFSSVPFGFYQEFQVKTGGYSVEFGRSTGGVINAVTRSGSNDFQAGAQLVFEPRAWQSQARDRYTADGSRYITASRDDYSRSALNVFASGALVQDKLFFFGMYEARDYTPHSTNDAGTVFNAGKADDPFWGGKLDWQITDNQMLSLFGFSDKSDTITDVYRYDYASGRAVGDSTNQIYNTVGGKNWSGTYSWQVNNDLTMKLMYGENKRNRSQSSLMDQNCNRVFDNRTASQGVPTALQGDRSCTSSSQLESALDTRKAARADFEWSIGDHLLRFGLDREENTSDYERAYPGPGGLRYDVYYRTPGSSLNGGVVPASGLVARTRRYEVAGSFETINSAYYLEDNWQVTPNFLLNIGARVEGFDNKGGDGNSYIKIDNMIAPRLGFSWDMRGDGTTKLFGNLGRYFLPVANVINIKQAGGFLDERTWYEFLGYSGAANNVPGLGGQIGPVDNSQGDGSVPDLRAEVNREMDPVYQDEAILGFQHMLSESWSLAASVTYRRLHNAIDDMNITATGQCGAIDGVWIMGNPGRTNTVWGDSNCDGSNDAWIDIDTSREGWALYDDDGNYVGQRGWVKPKRDYKALELQVDRAWDGTWGFNASYTLAYGRGNAEGPVNSDTDFADSGRTENFDNPWVNYRGYGYLANDRRHQFKFRGSYALTENLTVAATLGIQSGSPITRFGAGNPFDDTDFHSYYVCVSNCQATVPSERVFVHSPRGGDGRTPWTYDLDMSIAYKVPVPQDINLKLAVYNVLNQQRIVSVDQDYEPQDSIGTLNPMYGYGTGFQSPRYAQLTVTWNY; encoded by the coding sequence ATGAACACGAACAGGTTGAAGCGGGCGGCGCTGTGCGTCGCGTTGGGGGCGTGCCTGGGCACGTTGGCGCCGGTGGCGATGGCGCAGGACGGCGCGGTGGTGGGCAAGCTGCTCACCGACCCGGGCCAACGCCTGGACAACGCTACGGTGACGGTGCGCAACCCGTCCACCGGCTTTGTGCGCTCGGTACGCGCCGAGGCCAATGGCAGTTACCGCATTCCGCTGTTACCGGTGGGCACGTACGAGCTGGAGGTAGCCGTTGCCGGTGGCGCGCCTACCCGCGTGGGCCAGATCAACGTGGGCCTGGGCAGCGCCACCACGGTCAACGTACCGGTGAGTGGAGTGAGCACGCTGGGGGCGGTGGAAGTGCGCGCGCCGCAGGTCGTGTCGATGGTGGATGTGAAGTCCACCGAGTCGGCCACCAACATCACCCGCGAAGAACTGTCGCGGCTGCCGGTGGACCGTGATATCACCGCCGTCGCGCTGCTTGCGCCCGGCGCGGTCAAGGGCAAGGGTTCGCTGGGCGGGCAGGGCATTTCCTTCGGCGGCTCGTCGGTCGCCGAGAACACCGTCTACATCAACGGCCTGAACGTCACCGACTTCTACAACCGGGTGGGCTTCTCCTCGGTGCCGTTCGGCTTCTACCAGGAATTCCAGGTCAAGACCGGCGGCTACTCGGTGGAGTTCGGGCGCAGCACCGGTGGTGTGATCAACGCGGTGACCCGTTCGGGCAGCAACGACTTCCAGGCCGGTGCGCAGCTGGTGTTCGAACCGCGCGCCTGGCAGTCGCAGGCACGCGACCGCTACACCGCCGATGGCAGCCGCTATATCACCGCCAGCCGCGACGACTACAGCCGCAGCGCACTCAACGTGTTCGCTTCCGGCGCGCTGGTGCAGGACAAGCTGTTCTTCTTCGGCATGTACGAAGCGCGCGACTACACGCCCCATTCCACCAACGACGCCGGCACCGTGTTCAACGCCGGCAAGGCCGACGACCCCTTCTGGGGCGGCAAGCTGGACTGGCAGATCACCGACAACCAGATGCTGTCGCTGTTCGGCTTCTCCGACAAAAGCGACACCATCACCGACGTGTACCGCTACGACTACGCCAGTGGTCGTGCGGTGGGTGACAGCACCAACCAGATCTACAACACCGTGGGCGGCAAGAACTGGTCGGGCACCTACAGCTGGCAGGTCAACAACGACCTGACCATGAAGCTGATGTACGGCGAGAACAAGCGCAACCGCTCGCAAAGCAGCCTCATGGACCAGAATTGCAACCGCGTGTTCGACAACCGCACCGCCAGCCAGGGCGTGCCCACCGCGCTGCAGGGCGACCGCAGCTGCACCAGCAGTTCGCAGCTGGAATCGGCACTGGATACCCGCAAGGCCGCGCGTGCGGATTTTGAATGGTCCATCGGTGACCACCTGCTGCGCTTCGGCCTGGACCGCGAAGAGAACACCTCCGACTACGAACGCGCCTACCCCGGCCCGGGCGGGTTGCGCTACGACGTGTACTACCGCACCCCGGGCAGCTCGCTCAACGGCGGCGTCGTGCCAGCCAGTGGGCTGGTGGCGCGCACCCGCCGCTATGAAGTGGCCGGTTCGTTCGAGACCATCAACTCGGCGTACTACCTGGAAGACAACTGGCAGGTCACCCCGAACTTCCTGCTGAACATCGGCGCGCGCGTGGAAGGCTTCGACAACAAGGGCGGCGACGGCAACAGCTACATCAAGATCGACAACATGATCGCCCCGCGCCTGGGCTTCTCCTGGGACATGCGCGGCGACGGCACTACCAAGCTGTTCGGCAACCTGGGCCGCTACTTCCTGCCCGTGGCCAACGTGATCAACATCAAGCAGGCCGGCGGCTTCCTGGACGAGCGCACCTGGTATGAATTCCTGGGCTACTCCGGCGCGGCCAACAACGTGCCCGGGCTTGGCGGACAGATCGGTCCGGTGGACAACTCGCAGGGCGACGGCAGCGTGCCGGACCTGCGCGCCGAGGTGAACCGCGAGATGGACCCGGTGTACCAGGATGAAGCGATCCTGGGCTTCCAGCACATGCTGAGCGAATCGTGGTCGCTGGCCGCCAGCGTCACCTACCGCCGCCTGCACAACGCCATCGACGACATGAACATCACCGCCACCGGCCAGTGCGGTGCCATTGACGGTGTGTGGATCATGGGCAACCCCGGCCGCACCAACACCGTGTGGGGCGACAGCAACTGCGACGGCAGCAACGATGCCTGGATCGACATCGACACCTCGCGCGAAGGCTGGGCGCTGTACGACGATGACGGCAACTACGTGGGCCAGCGCGGCTGGGTCAAGCCCAAGCGCGACTACAAGGCGTTGGAACTGCAGGTGGACCGCGCCTGGGACGGCACCTGGGGCTTCAATGCGTCCTATACGCTGGCTTATGGGCGCGGCAACGCCGAAGGCCCGGTCAACTCCGACACCGACTTCGCTGATTCCGGGCGTACCGAAAACTTCGACAACCCGTGGGTGAACTACCGCGGCTACGGCTACCTGGCCAACGACCGCCGCCACCAGTTCAAGTTCCGCGGCAGCTACGCGCTGACCGAGAACCTCACCGTGGCCGCCACCCTGGGCATCCAGTCGGGCAGCCCGATCACCCGCTTCGGCGCCGGCAACCCGTTCGACGACACCGACTTCCACAGCTATTACGTGTGCGTGTCCAACTGCCAGGCCACCGTGCCGTCCGAACGGGTGTTCGTGCATTCCCCGCGCGGCGGCGATGGGCGCACGCCATGGACCTACGACCTGGACATGAGCATTGCCTACAAGGTGCCGGTGCCGCAGGACATCAACCTGAAGCTGGCCGTGTACAACGTGCTCAACCAGCAGCGCATCGTGTCGGTGGACCAGGACTACGAACCGCAGGACAGCATCGGTACGCTGAACCCGATGTACGGCTACGGCACCGGGTTCCAGTCGCCGCGCTATGCGCAGCTCACGGTGACCTGGAACTACTGA
- a CDS encoding transglutaminase-like domain-containing protein, with amino-acid sequence MDRAVRKPLVPVAASLLVAALLSVPSAQAGRADTGTADDAAERARVADLIDAGYFARAEQRIAAHGSTPPAAYDEHTLAFQRERMRRIRLDFSLDTAAAKDAVRRSIPDLRDDEFERWDRQGLLEHLDIDGTRFYFKRAPSNLFRLSDEARARRRADAPLPSDGPFEHLTPYHANVVEAATASGQSSVLPQRVEVTQSLTVKADAVPAGTTLRAWIPYPRAIVGQQEQIQWRGSTPGQARIAPASALQRTAYLEGTAVAGQPTRFEIRYALTVQARHTRIDPTVVRPTPTDAALAPYLAEQPPHVRFTPALRLFSDQVLQGETRPYEVARRLFDAVDRIPWAGAREYSTLTNISDYALHAGHADCGQQTLLLITLLRMNGIPARWQSGMVYADDAVGYTNLHDWGALYLAPYGWVPMDVTTGRLDSPQPALRDFYFGGLDAYRIAFNDAVSQPLVPAKRFPRSDTVDSQRGEVEWDGGNLYFDQWNYDFQSHIVPLAVKR; translated from the coding sequence GTGGATCGTGCCGTTCGCAAACCGCTTGTGCCTGTTGCCGCCAGCCTGCTGGTGGCGGCGCTGCTGTCGGTGCCTTCGGCCCAGGCCGGGCGCGCCGACACCGGCACGGCAGACGACGCGGCCGAGCGCGCGCGTGTCGCCGATCTCATCGATGCCGGGTACTTCGCCCGCGCCGAGCAGCGCATCGCCGCGCACGGCAGCACGCCGCCAGCGGCGTACGACGAACACACGCTGGCCTTCCAGCGCGAGCGCATGCGGCGGATCCGGCTGGATTTCAGCCTGGACACCGCCGCGGCCAAAGACGCTGTGCGGCGTTCGATTCCGGACCTGCGCGACGACGAGTTCGAGCGCTGGGACCGGCAGGGGCTGCTGGAGCATTTGGACATCGACGGCACCCGCTTCTACTTCAAGCGCGCGCCGTCCAATCTGTTCCGGCTGAGCGATGAAGCACGTGCGCGCCGCCGTGCCGACGCGCCACTGCCCAGCGACGGTCCGTTCGAACACCTCACCCCGTACCACGCCAACGTGGTGGAGGCGGCCACGGCATCGGGGCAATCGTCGGTGCTGCCGCAGCGGGTGGAGGTGACCCAGTCGCTCACGGTGAAGGCCGATGCGGTGCCCGCCGGCACCACGCTGCGCGCGTGGATTCCGTATCCGCGGGCCATCGTCGGCCAGCAGGAACAGATCCAGTGGCGCGGCAGCACGCCCGGCCAGGCGCGCATTGCCCCGGCCAGTGCGCTGCAACGCACGGCCTACCTGGAAGGCACCGCCGTGGCCGGGCAGCCCACCCGTTTCGAAATCCGCTACGCGCTCACCGTGCAGGCCCGGCACACCCGCATCGACCCGACCGTGGTGCGGCCCACGCCCACCGACGCGGCGCTGGCCCCGTACCTGGCCGAACAGCCACCGCACGTGCGCTTCACCCCGGCCCTGCGGCTGTTCTCCGACCAGGTGCTGCAGGGCGAAACCCGCCCCTACGAGGTGGCCCGCCGGCTGTTCGATGCGGTCGACCGCATTCCGTGGGCCGGCGCGCGCGAGTATTCCACCCTGACCAACATCAGCGACTACGCGCTGCACGCCGGCCACGCCGACTGCGGCCAGCAGACCCTGCTGCTGATCACCCTGCTGCGCATGAATGGCATCCCCGCGCGCTGGCAGTCGGGCATGGTCTACGCCGACGACGCGGTGGGCTACACCAATCTGCACGACTGGGGCGCGCTGTACCTGGCCCCGTATGGCTGGGTGCCGATGGATGTCACCACCGGCCGCCTGGACAGCCCGCAGCCGGCGCTGCGCGACTTCTACTTCGGCGGGCTCGATGCCTACCGCATCGCCTTCAACGACGCCGTCAGCCAGCCGCTGGTCCCGGCCAAGCGCTTCCCGCGCTCGGACACCGTGGATTCGCAGCGCGGCGAGGTCGAGTGGGACGGCGGCAACCTGTACTTCGATCAATGGAACTACGACTTCCAGTCGCACATCGTGCCACTGGCGGTGAAGCGGTAA
- a CDS encoding SH3 domain-containing protein — MTRFRPAPWPAAAKRVLALLLAVAGAPAWAADGSAPGTPDPGAPLPYVVGLHEAYLTPQYWAARLPTADAVILDRAQIDAQNARMRAEDASIHDLRALPAQLPRAQVLAAVQALSKWPEKTLYGVDGKPLGAAQRTASLDNLALAAIPAQRALQYGLVTHRAALRAFPTSLRVFTTQGDTDIDRFQESALFPGDAVAVMHESADGQWLFVTSERYAAWIEKRFVGIGDAATVLGYGQRGPYRVITGATAFTAYTPEEPRVSRLQLDMGVRLPVLADWPPGTPVNGQQAHAGYVLQLPVRNDDGRLALVPALLPRSQDSAADYLPLTPRTLLTQAFKFLGERYGWGHDYDTRDCSGFVSEIYRSVGVLMPRNTSAQAVSPALDRIAFTGKDGNARRTSAVNQLQVGDLVYIPGHVMVAIGHVDGRTWVIHDTAGGSWFGADGTRVQAHLNGVSVTPLEPMMASDTVRYIDRITNIQRLRAQTPE, encoded by the coding sequence ATGACCCGTTTCCGCCCTGCCCCCTGGCCCGCCGCCGCCAAACGCGTGCTGGCACTGTTGCTGGCGGTGGCCGGCGCGCCGGCATGGGCCGCCGACGGCAGCGCGCCCGGCACCCCCGACCCGGGCGCGCCGCTGCCGTATGTGGTGGGCCTGCATGAGGCCTACCTCACGCCGCAGTACTGGGCCGCCCGCCTGCCCACTGCCGATGCGGTGATCCTGGACCGCGCCCAGATCGACGCGCAGAACGCGCGCATGCGCGCCGAAGACGCCTCCATCCACGACCTGCGCGCACTGCCCGCACAGCTGCCGCGTGCACAGGTACTGGCCGCGGTGCAGGCACTGTCGAAGTGGCCGGAGAAAACCCTGTACGGTGTGGATGGCAAGCCGCTCGGTGCTGCGCAGCGCACCGCCAGCCTGGACAACCTGGCGCTGGCGGCCATTCCCGCACAACGCGCGCTGCAGTACGGCCTGGTCACCCATCGCGCCGCACTGCGCGCCTTCCCCACTTCGTTGCGGGTGTTCACCACCCAGGGCGACACCGACATCGACCGCTTCCAGGAATCGGCGCTGTTCCCCGGCGACGCGGTAGCGGTGATGCATGAAAGCGCCGATGGCCAATGGCTGTTCGTCACCAGCGAGCGCTATGCGGCGTGGATCGAGAAACGCTTCGTCGGCATCGGCGATGCGGCCACGGTACTCGGCTACGGCCAGCGCGGGCCGTACCGGGTGATCACCGGCGCGACCGCCTTCACCGCCTACACGCCGGAAGAACCGCGCGTGTCGCGCCTGCAACTGGACATGGGCGTGCGCCTGCCGGTGCTGGCCGACTGGCCGCCGGGCACGCCGGTGAACGGCCAGCAGGCGCACGCCGGTTACGTACTGCAGCTGCCGGTGCGCAATGACGATGGCCGCCTGGCGCTGGTACCGGCGCTGCTGCCGCGCTCACAGGACAGTGCGGCCGATTACCTGCCGCTGACCCCGCGGACCCTGCTCACCCAGGCCTTCAAGTTCCTCGGCGAGCGCTACGGCTGGGGCCACGACTACGACACCCGCGACTGCAGCGGCTTCGTGTCGGAGATCTACCGCAGCGTGGGCGTGCTGATGCCGCGCAACACCAGCGCGCAGGCGGTGAGCCCGGCGCTGGACCGCATCGCCTTCACCGGCAAGGACGGCAACGCCCGGCGCACCTCCGCGGTGAACCAGCTGCAGGTGGGCGACCTGGTCTATATCCCCGGCCACGTCATGGTCGCCATCGGCCATGTGGACGGCCGCACCTGGGTGATCCACGACACCGCCGGCGGCAGCTGGTTCGGCGCCGACGGCACCCGCGTGCAGGCGCACCTCAACGGTGTGTCGGTGACCCCGCTGGAGCCGATGATGGCCAGCGACACCGTGCGCTACATCGACCGCATCACCAACATCCAGCGCCTTCGAGCCCAGACTCCTGAATGA
- a CDS encoding dipeptide epimerase has product MKITDIELGMLRVPLKTPFKTALRTVDTVEDVVVLVRTDSGHTGYGEAPATAVITGDTHGSIVEAINSFIKPRLIGQDVANLNHVCALIQGAMERNTSAKAAVEIAVYDLWAQLHKAPLYQMLGGGDPVITTDITISVDYIDKMVADSLSAIERGFESLKIKVGKDIGLDIERVKAIHAAVQGRALLRLDANQGWTAKQAVHAMRTLEEAGVVLELLEQPVKAADISGMKYVTDRVNTPVMADESVFNPGQVVDLIQQRAADIINIKLMKTGGLSNAIRIADIAAIYGVPCMIGCMIESSISVAAAVHLAVAKSDVITKVDLDGPSLGQFNPVSGGVNFNESEITISDAPGLGITEVRGLEMITPPRW; this is encoded by the coding sequence ATGAAGATCACCGATATCGAACTTGGCATGCTGCGCGTGCCGTTGAAGACCCCGTTCAAGACCGCGCTGCGCACCGTGGATACGGTGGAAGACGTGGTGGTGCTGGTGCGCACCGACAGCGGCCATACCGGCTACGGTGAAGCGCCGGCCACCGCGGTGATCACCGGTGATACCCACGGCTCGATCGTCGAGGCCATCAACAGCTTCATCAAGCCGCGCCTGATCGGCCAGGACGTGGCCAACCTCAACCATGTGTGCGCGCTGATCCAGGGCGCGATGGAGCGCAATACCAGCGCCAAGGCGGCGGTGGAGATCGCGGTGTACGACCTGTGGGCGCAGCTGCACAAGGCGCCGCTGTACCAGATGCTGGGCGGCGGCGACCCGGTGATCACCACCGACATCACCATCAGCGTGGACTACATCGACAAGATGGTGGCCGATTCGCTGTCGGCGATCGAACGCGGTTTCGAATCGCTGAAGATCAAGGTGGGCAAGGACATCGGGCTGGACATCGAACGGGTCAAGGCGATCCACGCCGCCGTGCAGGGGCGTGCGCTGCTGCGCCTGGACGCCAACCAGGGCTGGACCGCCAAGCAGGCGGTGCACGCGATGCGCACGCTGGAAGAAGCCGGGGTCGTGCTGGAGCTGCTGGAACAGCCGGTGAAGGCCGCCGACATCAGCGGGATGAAGTACGTCACCGACCGGGTCAACACGCCGGTGATGGCCGATGAGAGCGTGTTCAACCCCGGCCAGGTGGTCGACCTGATCCAGCAGCGCGCCGCAGACATCATTAACATCAAGCTGATGAAGACCGGCGGGCTGTCCAACGCGATCCGCATCGCCGACATCGCCGCCATCTACGGGGTGCCGTGCATGATCGGCTGCATGATCGAGTCGAGCATCAGCGTGGCGGCGGCCGTGCACCTGGCGGTGGCCAAGAGCGATGTGATCACCAAGGTGGACCTGGACGGACCGTCGCTGGGGCAGTTCAACCCGGTCAGCGGCGGGGTGAATTTCAACGAATCGGAGATCACCATCAGCGACGCGCCGGGGCTGGGCATCACCGAGGTGCGGGGGTTGGAGATGATCACGCCGCCGCGGTGGTGA